The following coding sequences lie in one Flavobacterium sediminis genomic window:
- a CDS encoding transglycosylase domain-containing protein, giving the protein MKFKMKWYRRLILLNRRRSILITFVVLVTLYLFILSFRNTFLEQAIQKAKLKLKRDYDCELTVKEARFSGFTEVELQEIALVPIQKDTLFTTSSLKIKINFLPLLKGAIQVHSLTLENTSLALLKNKKGTNYEAFLKKKDEDSDAKHEKIDYADLAERITSSLLNFIPENMKAHNLKFKVQENRNFVQATIPEIQFTNQTFNFETHIKTENSEQHWILNGKANPRKRKATIQLSAKNDSIIKIPFIKEKFGLKTEFRKAIFEIYKMELHRNVFHIEGKTSIENLLVHHKKIAPKDITISNSSVSYHTLIEERSVTIDSSSVVEVEKIKINPYLKIQKEQDTTITASITIPKIKAQDFINSLPRGLFSQIEDLQIEGNFDYHFLFAYTTSKPDDILFESTLTNDKLKVTRFGNADLLKLNSDFTYQPIENGIPQQKIFISPNDPNFIPLHEISPYLQKSVITSEDPFFFQHKGFEPDAFKQSILKNIHTKQFSRGASTISMQLVKNIFLTKEKTITRKLEEVILVYLLENNTNVKKERILEIYFNIIEWGPGVYGVQEASQFYFDKSAKDLSLEESLFLTSIVPKPKKFIWQFDAYGNLKKQVSDRNKFIESVMLKRGLITPNDTLIKPSFSIKGPAKKYLKIAIQDSIVPDSISTDLLILDLPQ; this is encoded by the coding sequence ATGAAATTCAAAATGAAATGGTACAGAAGATTGATTCTTTTAAACAGAAGAAGATCAATTCTCATCACTTTTGTAGTATTAGTAACATTATACTTGTTCATCCTTTCATTTCGAAATACTTTTTTAGAACAAGCCATCCAAAAAGCCAAACTGAAACTAAAAAGGGATTATGATTGCGAATTAACCGTAAAAGAAGCTCGCTTTTCAGGTTTTACGGAAGTTGAACTTCAAGAGATTGCGCTGGTTCCAATTCAAAAAGACACACTTTTCACAACAAGCTCTTTAAAAATAAAAATTAACTTTCTCCCCTTATTAAAAGGGGCTATACAAGTTCATTCCCTTACACTTGAAAATACTTCTTTAGCCTTACTAAAAAACAAAAAAGGAACTAACTACGAAGCTTTTCTAAAAAAAAAAGACGAGGACTCAGATGCAAAACACGAAAAGATAGACTATGCCGATCTGGCAGAACGAATCACATCCTCTCTTCTCAATTTTATTCCGGAGAATATGAAAGCTCATAATCTCAAGTTTAAAGTTCAGGAAAATCGAAATTTTGTACAGGCAACAATTCCTGAAATTCAATTCACAAACCAAACTTTCAATTTCGAGACTCATATAAAAACTGAAAATTCAGAACAGCATTGGATCTTAAATGGCAAAGCCAATCCCAGAAAAAGAAAGGCTACGATCCAACTTTCAGCAAAAAATGATTCCATCATCAAGATTCCGTTCATCAAAGAAAAATTCGGGTTAAAAACAGAATTCAGAAAGGCAATTTTCGAGATTTATAAAATGGAATTACACCGCAATGTCTTTCACATAGAAGGCAAGACTTCTATAGAAAACTTATTGGTCCATCACAAAAAAATTGCTCCGAAAGATATTACTATCTCAAACTCTTCTGTTTCGTACCACACCTTGATTGAAGAACGATCCGTTACAATTGACAGTAGTTCCGTAGTTGAAGTTGAGAAGATAAAGATCAACCCGTATCTGAAAATACAAAAAGAACAAGACACGACAATTACAGCATCAATTACTATTCCCAAAATAAAAGCACAGGACTTTATCAATTCGCTTCCGAGAGGATTGTTTTCACAGATAGAAGATCTACAAATTGAAGGAAATTTTGACTACCACTTCCTATTTGCTTATACAACTTCAAAACCGGATGACATTTTATTTGAAAGCACGTTGACTAATGATAAACTGAAAGTTACTCGCTTTGGCAATGCCGATTTACTAAAATTGAATAGCGATTTCACCTATCAGCCCATCGAAAATGGCATTCCTCAACAAAAAATATTCATTAGTCCAAATGATCCTAACTTCATTCCGCTACATGAAATTTCTCCCTATTTACAAAAAAGTGTTATCACATCTGAAGATCCGTTCTTCTTTCAGCATAAAGGATTTGAGCCGGATGCTTTTAAACAATCCATACTAAAGAATATCCACACAAAACAATTTTCAAGAGGTGCCAGTACGATCAGCATGCAATTGGTCAAAAATATTTTCTTGACCAAAGAAAAAACCATCACGAGAAAATTAGAGGAAGTCATTTTAGTTTATCTCTTAGAAAACAATACCAATGTCAAAAAAGAACGAATATTAGAAATCTATTTTAATATTATTGAATGGGGACCCGGTGTATATGGCGTTCAGGAGGCTTCACAATTTTACTTTGACAAATCAGCTAAAGATCTTAGTTTAGAAGAATCTTTATTTCTCACTTCAATTGTTCCCAAACCTAAAAAATTCATCTGGCAATTTGATGCTTACGGAAATCTAAAAAAACAAGTTTCTGACAGAAATAAATTTATAGAGAGCGTAATGCTAAAAAGAGGTTTGATTACACCAAATGACACATTGATTAAACCTTCTTTTTCAATAAAAGGTCCGGCTAAAAAGTACCTTAAAATTGCTATTCAGGATAGCATAGTTCCTGACAGTATTTCTACGGATCTGCTTATTTTAGATCTCCCGCAATAA